One window of Paludibacter propionicigenes WB4 genomic DNA carries:
- a CDS encoding sensor histidine kinase — MKAIGYWALSCLLSALSTFVFSEYPYPASEAVDFVYSFLFNVLLIGGECFFLAGLWSFKNKRINKPVLWGFLLATTINSIVFSFFFPVLWIRLSINACLMFVLCFINALELLSNPRKSLNSLFKWSSFLYFFYATSQLLRFVTGVFFRPVNPLGNSTIAIYLHFILGICIEVLAYNLILIIMTYLNDEINEQLKAKNKLYAVIAHDIRNPLGNLSNYVSIFKQSHDEWDDIKVKGWIDDMDKMTSNSRILLENLLNWSKSQLNEIIVQPRINNLNQIINNVVVSLKPMIDNKKIRLLIQIKPETKAYFDADMITLVIRNLCTNAIKFTSANGTITISAIALSDKIEVAVNDDGIGIEKSKLTLIFDSKANFSSYGTNGEKGSGFGLPLCKEFVELNNGKIIVNSTMNVGSCFAFTLPISP, encoded by the coding sequence TTGAAAGCAATCGGTTATTGGGCATTGAGCTGTTTATTGTCAGCATTGAGCACATTCGTTTTTTCAGAATATCCTTACCCTGCTTCTGAGGCTGTGGATTTTGTTTATTCGTTTTTGTTTAATGTATTATTAATCGGCGGTGAATGCTTTTTTTTAGCTGGTTTGTGGTCTTTTAAAAATAAAAGGATTAACAAACCTGTGCTCTGGGGCTTCCTTTTGGCTACCACCATTAATAGCATCGTATTTTCGTTTTTCTTTCCGGTTCTTTGGATTCGATTATCCATTAATGCCTGTCTGATGTTTGTGCTATGTTTTATCAATGCGCTTGAATTATTGAGCAATCCGAGAAAATCGTTAAACTCACTATTTAAATGGAGTTCGTTTCTCTATTTCTTCTATGCAACTTCTCAATTGCTAAGATTTGTTACCGGAGTATTTTTTAGACCAGTTAACCCATTGGGAAATTCTACTATTGCAATCTATTTACATTTTATACTCGGGATTTGTATTGAGGTACTAGCTTATAACTTAATTCTGATAATAATGACATATCTAAATGATGAAATAAACGAACAATTGAAGGCTAAGAATAAACTTTACGCTGTTATTGCTCACGATATAAGGAATCCATTAGGTAATTTAAGCAACTATGTAAGTATTTTTAAACAATCGCATGACGAATGGGATGATATTAAGGTTAAGGGTTGGATTGATGACATGGACAAAATGACATCCAACTCCCGAATTTTGCTTGAGAATTTGCTCAATTGGAGTAAGAGTCAGCTCAACGAAATCATTGTACAACCACGCATCAATAACTTAAATCAAATTATAAATAATGTCGTTGTTTCACTGAAACCTATGATAGATAATAAAAAAATCAGACTACTAATCCAAATCAAGCCTGAAACCAAGGCTTACTTTGACGCCGATATGATAACGCTTGTTATACGTAATTTATGTACGAATGCTATTAAGTTTACGTCGGCAAATGGAACAATAACAATTTCTGCCATCGCTTTGTCGGACAAAATAGAAGTTGCTGTAAATGATGATGGTATAGGTATTGAAAAGTCCAAATTGACTTTGATTTTTGATTCTAAAGCCAATTTTTCTTCTTATGGGACAAATGGTGAAAAAGGTTCTGGATTTGGGTTGCCATTGTGCAAAGAATTTGTGGAATTAAACAACGGGAAAATAATAGTGAATAGCACCATGAATGTTGGAAGTTGTTTTGCGTTTACGTTGCCAATATCACCTTGA
- a CDS encoding sensor histidine kinase — protein MKIFHTFMTIPDTHTLLLVFATIKLLLGFLLYLLSSRVPHIKGIKLWAYGSLITGLGFFIYVFSPYSVSATLSFAYSLLQNLCIMLGECLFFTGLQKFIGNPTKKSILLGFPLFVVVNNIVFSLIFHCGWISLFINAFLLFVLYGIAAQEFSKKQQKFVQLPSSWKFIFYSLASCALLNLIRAIFYVITKPINSFENNSIITVLILLTTICVALLTYDLILVVMSSLNDNLTEEIEFKNRLYAVIANDLRNPFETYENHVGVLKQSYNIWNSNQIKSWIYDMENISLDSRFLVESLLSWCECQLKQNRIYFNKQNIREVIDTAITHVQHLAVHKNIQILAPEYTEIKACFDTDTIRIVIENLYANIIQSTASNGVVRTTIGCKTDKIGIIISNKDIGADAEELDKLFEMKERDSSVGFNSNKVSGFGLLICKEFIELNGGEIMTKSTADADNYFAFTLPLLSS, from the coding sequence TTGAAAATTTTTCATACATTTATGACCATACCCGATACACATACATTATTACTTGTTTTTGCAACAATAAAATTATTGTTGGGTTTCTTATTGTATTTGCTAAGTTCTAGAGTGCCCCATATAAAGGGAATAAAGCTTTGGGCCTATGGAAGCTTAATCACTGGATTAGGTTTTTTTATTTATGTATTTTCCCCCTATTCTGTATCTGCCACGCTCAGTTTTGCGTATTCTTTACTACAGAATCTGTGTATAATGCTGGGTGAGTGTCTCTTTTTTACCGGACTTCAAAAGTTTATCGGAAATCCAACTAAGAAATCAATACTCCTAGGCTTTCCTTTGTTTGTCGTAGTTAATAATATTGTCTTTTCCTTGATTTTTCATTGCGGTTGGATATCTTTATTTATTAACGCTTTTTTGTTGTTTGTATTGTATGGTATTGCTGCTCAAGAATTTAGTAAAAAACAACAAAAATTTGTTCAGTTACCGTCTAGTTGGAAATTCATTTTCTACAGCTTAGCCTCATGCGCATTATTGAATTTAATCAGAGCTATTTTCTATGTCATTACAAAACCAATTAATTCTTTTGAAAATAATAGTATTATAACAGTTTTAATTCTTTTGACAACAATATGCGTAGCCTTACTTACGTATGATTTGATTTTAGTTGTTATGAGTTCATTGAACGATAATCTGACTGAAGAGATTGAGTTTAAAAACAGACTATATGCTGTCATTGCAAACGACTTGCGAAATCCATTTGAAACCTATGAAAACCATGTTGGGGTATTGAAACAGTCGTATAATATCTGGAATAGCAACCAGATAAAATCCTGGATTTATGATATGGAAAATATAAGTCTTGATTCTCGTTTTTTAGTAGAAAGTTTGCTGAGTTGGTGCGAATGCCAACTCAAACAAAACAGGATATATTTTAACAAACAAAATATAAGGGAAGTGATTGATACAGCAATTACTCATGTACAACATCTGGCTGTTCATAAAAACATTCAAATATTAGCTCCAGAATACACTGAAATCAAAGCCTGTTTCGATACTGACACGATTAGAATTGTTATTGAAAATTTGTATGCTAACATCATTCAATCTACAGCATCAAATGGGGTCGTCCGAACAACGATTGGTTGTAAGACTGATAAAATTGGAATTATCATATCGAACAAGGATATTGGAGCCGATGCAGAGGAATTGGACAAACTATTTGAAATGAAAGAAAGGGATTCTTCTGTTGGTTTCAATTCCAATAAAGTCTCGGGATTTGGATTGCTAATATGCAAAGAGTTTATTGAATTAAATGGAGGTGAAATAATGACAAAAAGTACAGCCGATGCAGATAATTATTTTGCATTTACATTGCCATTGTTGTCCAGCTAA
- a CDS encoding response regulator yields the protein MENVIKSGRILVVEDDNCNIQIVKFALEDDYEVIAASNGLDAINMIPEVKPDFILLDWCMPVMDGLETLQHLKRDEVLKTIPVAMLTGSKIETEDLLLAYQYGVVDFIRKPFNMLELKARVKSMLEVSRFYKTEIIKREASLTSYAIQLSEANRFLVETAAKIQESNSKQISNCDIINDIKHSFNAKVVNSAMKQFGEHFLNIHEDFDKNLLKAHPNISPAEMKLATFLRLNLKTKEISAILHQAPDSIRVSRTRLRRKLNLDPDTNLTTYLMGF from the coding sequence ATGGAAAATGTGATTAAAAGTGGACGGATCCTAGTTGTAGAGGATGATAATTGTAATATTCAGATCGTAAAGTTTGCTTTAGAAGATGATTATGAAGTGATAGCTGCTTCCAATGGTTTAGATGCAATTAATATGATACCAGAAGTTAAACCTGATTTTATATTATTAGACTGGTGCATGCCCGTGATGGATGGGCTGGAAACTTTACAACATCTAAAAAGGGATGAGGTATTGAAAACTATTCCTGTGGCGATGCTTACAGGATCCAAAATAGAAACCGAGGATTTGTTATTGGCCTATCAATATGGAGTTGTTGACTTTATTCGGAAGCCGTTTAATATGCTTGAACTAAAAGCACGCGTTAAATCTATGCTTGAAGTTTCAAGATTTTACAAGACTGAGATTATAAAAAGGGAAGCAAGTTTGACCTCTTATGCTATTCAATTGTCTGAAGCGAATAGATTTTTGGTAGAGACTGCGGCTAAAATTCAAGAATCTAACTCTAAACAAATATCTAATTGCGATATTATTAATGATATAAAACATAGCTTTAATGCTAAAGTTGTAAATTCCGCTATGAAACAATTTGGCGAACACTTTTTGAATATTCATGAGGATTTCGATAAAAATCTACTTAAAGCGCATCCTAATATTTCACCTGCCGAAATGAAACTGGCAACGTTCTTGCGGTTGAATTTGAAAACAAAAGAGATTTCAGCCATTCTTCATCAAGCACCAGATAGTATCAGGGTTTCTCGTACTCGACTCAGGAGAAAATTGAATCTGGATCCAGATACAAATTTGACAACATATTTAATGGGCTTTTAA
- a CDS encoding tail fiber protein: MGAQVRVVDNKGTISTIPINWTRVTGTTKDIYNTDLGNVGVGIVKPMATFHNSGSTILGAKAGNTTLSSSAALIYADYTVFNYSASTSGVTLSLPATMTDATAGRLITITNTGTTNGFDVSFSAGAVVTLPVGYAQSFVWNGTVWTPQSSPVALSVPISGLTAATKNNSIDNTNYTQTWNWSTATTQSPLALSAPALTDGNLLSISGGAASMIGNLLKVNGASTYYGNAGVWFNFSGDHIGHGFYLSDMTTKGNAMRIWAENVTTGNALNITGGSALTTGSLINATAAVAATTTKGLLNIANTAASTTGTVATIQANSTAGSGLTVLANGNVGVGTSAPTAALHLQAGTATAGTAPLKLSSGANLTTAESGAVEFDGSHFYGTAGTNRLTLDNSALTGIAGGAAQAQTVDNSISALTKGMTVTWVPTASNTAADPTLAVGTATATTVKKSGTASLAANDIALGVAATAVYDGTNWQLQNPQSATAWSLTGNGGTTAATNFMGTTDDKDVVFKRNGILAGLLNLSSSNTSWGVDAFNTTATGTYNSVFGYQALKSLTSGNGNSAFGRRALTNNTTGYGNLAVGSQALQSNTTGSSNTAVGQGALFNTTTGSNNIAIGANAQVLTTTNDNQLSIGNSIYGLGMGTATPKIGIGLNAPTAALHLLAGTASAGTAPLKLTSSGTAVLLTTPETGAIEFDGTHLYCTIGTTRYQLDQQNSISGEIKIWAGTTTATTLPAGWLVCDGSAISRTTYANLFLVLGTTYGAGDGSTTFNLPNLKGRVPVGYDGSQTEFNALNKTGGEKTHTLTIAEMPSHNHYNGNGGYNVLLSYGGGANTTDGLDNTGGEPDVHNFGYEQNAGGGQAHNNLQPYIVLNYIIKY; this comes from the coding sequence ATGGGGGCTCAAGTACGCGTGGTCGATAACAAAGGAACTATTTCCACTATACCCATTAATTGGACTCGTGTTACGGGTACCACGAAAGATATTTACAATACAGACTTGGGAAACGTAGGTGTAGGAATAGTTAAACCTATGGCCACATTCCACAATTCCGGATCAACTATTTTGGGGGCTAAAGCGGGTAATACAACGCTATCTTCAAGTGCTGCTTTAATATATGCCGACTATACCGTTTTCAATTATTCGGCATCTACTTCAGGTGTTACCCTAAGCCTTCCTGCCACGATGACGGATGCGACTGCAGGTAGACTTATTACCATCACAAACACGGGGACTACCAATGGCTTCGATGTTTCTTTTTCCGCAGGTGCTGTGGTTACCCTGCCCGTGGGATATGCCCAATCTTTTGTTTGGAATGGCACCGTATGGACTCCTCAATCATCACCGGTAGCCTTATCCGTCCCCATCAGCGGGCTGACAGCAGCTACCAAGAATAATAGCATTGATAATACCAATTATACTCAGACTTGGAACTGGAGTACAGCTACCACGCAAAGTCCTTTGGCACTGAGTGCTCCTGCTTTGACAGATGGTAATTTGCTATCGATAAGTGGTGGTGCAGCTAGTATGATCGGAAATTTACTTAAGGTCAACGGGGCTTCAACCTATTATGGTAATGCAGGAGTTTGGTTCAACTTTAGCGGTGATCATATTGGCCATGGTTTTTATTTATCCGATATGACTACGAAAGGGAATGCAATGAGAATTTGGGCTGAGAACGTAACTACGGGAAATGCTTTAAATATAACCGGTGGTAGTGCTCTGACTACGGGTTCGCTTATCAATGCCACAGCGGCAGTAGCTGCAACCACCACCAAAGGTCTTTTGAATATAGCCAATACGGCAGCATCCACTACCGGGACTGTGGCCACTATTCAGGCCAACAGCACAGCAGGTTCAGGCCTTACCGTGCTGGCCAACGGGAATGTAGGAGTTGGAACTTCTGCTCCTACAGCTGCGCTACATTTACAAGCCGGAACGGCTACAGCCGGAACAGCTCCATTGAAATTAAGCTCAGGCGCTAACCTCACCACAGCCGAAAGCGGAGCCGTGGAGTTTGATGGTAGCCATTTTTACGGCACAGCCGGCACCAACCGCCTGACGCTGGATAACTCAGCCCTGACCGGTATAGCCGGTGGTGCGGCACAAGCGCAGACTGTTGACAACTCTATTTCGGCACTCACTAAGGGTATGACCGTAACCTGGGTTCCGACAGCCAGTAACACAGCTGCCGACCCTACGCTGGCGGTGGGAACCGCAACGGCTACAACCGTAAAGAAATCAGGAACAGCATCACTGGCGGCAAATGATATTGCGCTGGGTGTGGCAGCTACCGCTGTGTATGATGGCACCAACTGGCAACTACAGAATCCGCAGTCAGCCACAGCCTGGTCGCTCACCGGAAATGGCGGCACTACCGCCGCTACTAATTTTATGGGTACTACCGATGATAAAGATGTGGTATTTAAGCGTAATGGTATACTGGCTGGTTTGCTGAATTTGTCAAGTTCTAACACCAGCTGGGGAGTAGATGCATTTAATACTACTGCTACTGGAACTTACAATTCAGTATTCGGATATCAGGCTCTTAAAAGCCTTACTTCCGGTAATGGCAACTCTGCCTTTGGTCGTAGAGCGCTCACAAATAATACTACTGGTTATGGTAATCTGGCTGTAGGTTCTCAGGCTTTGCAGTCCAATACCACCGGAAGTAGTAATACTGCTGTTGGTCAAGGTGCACTGTTTAACACTACCACTGGAAGCAATAATATCGCTATCGGTGCTAATGCTCAGGTTCTTACTACTACTAATGATAACCAGTTGAGCATTGGTAATTCCATTTATGGGTTGGGTATGGGTACGGCTACACCAAAAATCGGTATTGGGCTAAATGCTCCTACAGCTGCTCTGCACTTGTTAGCCGGAACGGCTTCAGCCGGTACAGCTCCCTTGAAATTAACGTCATCAGGAACGGCGGTTCTACTTACTACACCTGAAACAGGTGCAATTGAGTTTGATGGCACTCATTTATACTGTACTATTGGCACTACCCGATACCAGCTCGACCAACAGAATTCTATATCTGGAGAAATTAAAATATGGGCAGGGACTACTACTGCTACTACCCTACCTGCAGGATGGCTTGTCTGCGATGGTTCTGCTATATCTCGTACTACTTATGCTAATCTATTCTTAGTACTAGGTACTACTTATGGCGCGGGAGATGGTTCTACTACATTTAATCTCCCAAACTTAAAGGGTAGAGTTCCTGTAGGGTATGATGGATCACAGACTGAGTTTAATGCCTTAAATAAAACTGGCGGCGAAAAGACTCATACCTTGACTATTGCTGAAATGCCAAGCCATAATCATTATAATGGTAATGGTGGTTACAACGTTTTATTATCGTATGGTGGTGGTGCTAACACGACTGATGGCTTAGATAATACTGGTGGTGAACCCGATGTCCACAATTTTGGTTATGAGCAAAATGCAGGTGGTGGTCAGGCACATAACAATTTGCAACCGTACATTGTATTGAATTATATAATTAAATACTGA
- a CDS encoding T9SS C-terminal target domain-containing protein, translating to MKRRQLILWCIVLQLLAITVIHAQTTTGEYNSGNSYILPNSPSSTLFTQTWGKQTGLDFVNGTSGIIINNGAVWYTGNFQNNGSVSYDRTLTHYPALSYFSGTTAQTISGTGSTLFHNVSFQGNSFNLQQDIHIDSLIDFESGIITSSQTSLVVPTNSVLMLAGSSWLNASDACFVDGFVQKTGNTAFTFPIGNGGYFRPAGIAAPAVTTDVFSARYLYADPSSVGYTRTNKANGVGVVSNKEYWIIQRTTGSSTPSVTLTWNTSKTSASVPTDLSKVQVVRWNGTQWISEGNVSTTGDATAGSVTANVTGYGVFTLASVVSKVIAINDLYTMVQNSSLNGSVALNDTVTGGVNNWSETVNPQHGSLTMQTNGAITYTPNADYNGTDSFTYILTDAFGNSSSAKATITIKPISGYLLVNKHSSEPVLQGDGTFTWKYFITLANVQTTPIDSVHVTDDLSKVFASPITFAVTSITATGNLNANGLYDGTNHTNLLLDVSSLAANTKDSVTIELKVDPHEYVGKVYSQAEFDGTIGVLGVVSNLLTDDPANTSSTATRRPTETIIPMIEIKIPNAFSPNHDGFNDMFVISHASDVTLSFEVFNRWGVRVYKNSSYQNEWDGKGTGTLLGSDLPEGTYYYVVGTTHQITHELKKYSGFITLKR from the coding sequence ATGAAACGAAGACAATTGATCCTATGGTGCATCGTGTTACAGTTATTGGCCATTACGGTTATACATGCTCAGACTACAACTGGGGAGTATAACAGCGGGAATAGTTATATATTGCCCAATTCGCCATCCAGTACACTATTTACCCAAACATGGGGAAAGCAAACAGGACTGGATTTCGTGAATGGAACTTCCGGTATAATTATTAATAATGGCGCGGTGTGGTATACAGGCAATTTTCAGAATAACGGTAGCGTAAGTTATGACCGCACGTTGACGCATTATCCAGCCTTGAGTTACTTTAGCGGTACTACGGCACAGACTATCTCAGGTACTGGCAGCACCTTGTTTCACAATGTCTCGTTTCAGGGGAACTCTTTCAACTTGCAGCAGGATATTCATATTGATAGTTTGATAGACTTTGAATCGGGTATAATTACGTCATCACAAACCAGCCTTGTGGTACCAACAAACTCAGTGTTGATGCTGGCCGGCTCATCATGGCTCAATGCCTCGGATGCTTGCTTTGTAGATGGATTTGTTCAAAAAACAGGTAACACGGCTTTTACATTTCCCATAGGCAACGGGGGGTATTTTCGTCCGGCTGGCATTGCGGCTCCCGCTGTAACCACCGATGTGTTTAGTGCTCGCTATCTGTATGCCGATCCCTCTTCGGTAGGCTATACACGTACTAATAAAGCCAATGGTGTGGGCGTGGTAAGCAATAAAGAATACTGGATTATCCAGCGGACTACCGGAAGTTCAACTCCGTCTGTCACCTTAACCTGGAATACCAGCAAGACAAGTGCTTCCGTACCTACCGACTTGAGTAAAGTGCAGGTAGTGCGCTGGAACGGTACCCAATGGATCAGCGAAGGAAATGTTTCGACTACCGGCGACGCCACCGCAGGGTCGGTCACAGCCAATGTCACGGGTTACGGGGTGTTTACGCTGGCATCGGTAGTGAGCAAAGTAATAGCTATAAACGACCTCTACACGATGGTGCAGAATTCATCACTAAATGGAAGTGTGGCTTTAAATGATACGGTGACTGGTGGAGTGAATAACTGGTCGGAGACTGTCAATCCTCAACACGGTAGCCTGACGATGCAAACGAATGGTGCCATTACCTACACGCCAAATGCTGATTATAACGGCACGGACAGTTTCACCTATATTCTGACTGATGCGTTTGGGAATAGTTCTTCGGCTAAAGCTACGATCACGATCAAACCGATATCGGGTTATCTGCTTGTAAACAAACATTCGAGCGAACCGGTGTTGCAAGGCGACGGAACATTTACCTGGAAATATTTTATTACCCTGGCTAATGTACAAACTACCCCCATTGATTCTGTCCATGTGACGGATGATCTGAGCAAAGTGTTTGCGAGTCCGATCACCTTTGCTGTTACCAGTATTACGGCTACCGGCAATTTGAATGCCAACGGATTGTATGATGGGACTAACCATACAAATTTGTTGTTGGATGTGAGTTCATTGGCTGCCAACACAAAAGATTCCGTCACGATTGAATTAAAAGTAGATCCACATGAATATGTTGGCAAGGTATATAGTCAGGCGGAGTTTGATGGAACGATAGGCGTATTGGGTGTAGTGAGCAACCTGCTTACGGATGATCCTGCTAATACAAGTAGTACGGCAACACGACGTCCGACAGAGACTATCATACCGATGATTGAGATTAAAATTCCTAATGCATTTTCACCCAATCATGATGGGTTTAACGATATGTTTGTGATTTCACACGCAAGTGATGTAACACTGAGTTTCGAAGTGTTTAACCGTTGGGGAGTCCGGGTGTACAAAAACAGCAGTTATCAGAATGAGTGGGACGGAAAAGGTACGGGAACTTTACTCGGAAGCGACTTACCTGAAGGTACCTACTATTATGTGGTAGGAACGACTCATCAGATTACACATGAGTTGAAAAAATATTCAGGATTTATCACGCTTAAGCGATAA
- a CDS encoding type IX secretion system membrane protein PorP/SprF — MAILIYKKIFRRSYSFEIRLLSVVLASLLCTCNLLKAQQEPMYSQYMFNMLHINPAYAGSRATDNITLLYRNQWVGLAGAPRTGTFSWDRRADDSNVGYGLEVYSDKLGIETTTGLQAFYSYHLPFENSYLSLGLSGGFLNYKVAYSEAVTNTGGDPVYQTDINSWLPTAGFGMVYVTPVWYVGLSIPALLNTKVSAKGTVTSSGFGANNHYFLTGGYDFVLDENMKLKPSVMIKAVKGSPVQYDINTMWWFKDKLGLGVSYRHADAVVGLLEVQITPKLRLGYSYDYTISDFRTYNQGTHELMLRWEIPNSKCKTCDDQKKAFSVN, encoded by the coding sequence ATGGCAATTTTAATTTATAAAAAGATTTTCAGGAGGAGTTATAGTTTTGAAATACGGCTTTTGTCTGTAGTACTCGCAAGTTTGCTCTGTACCTGCAATTTACTAAAAGCCCAACAAGAGCCCATGTATTCGCAATATATGTTTAACATGCTGCATATTAATCCTGCTTATGCCGGAAGCCGTGCAACCGATAATATTACCCTGCTGTACCGCAACCAGTGGGTGGGTCTGGCGGGAGCTCCCAGAACGGGTACCTTCTCGTGGGACCGACGTGCAGATGATAGTAATGTGGGATATGGATTGGAAGTGTATAGCGATAAGTTAGGCATTGAAACAACAACCGGGCTTCAAGCTTTTTATTCGTACCATCTGCCGTTTGAAAATTCATATCTGTCGCTGGGACTTAGTGGAGGATTTCTCAACTACAAAGTTGCCTATAGCGAAGCGGTGACAAACACGGGTGGAGATCCCGTGTATCAGACTGACATAAACAGTTGGTTACCTACAGCAGGATTCGGTATGGTGTATGTTACACCTGTTTGGTATGTAGGTCTTTCTATTCCGGCATTATTAAATACCAAAGTTAGCGCAAAAGGAACTGTTACCTCTAGTGGATTTGGAGCAAACAACCATTATTTTTTAACTGGGGGGTATGATTTTGTTTTAGACGAAAATATGAAATTGAAACCTTCGGTAATGATTAAAGCAGTTAAAGGATCACCTGTGCAGTATGACATTAATACCATGTGGTGGTTTAAGGATAAACTAGGGTTAGGCGTAAGTTATAGACATGCTGATGCGGTAGTGGGCTTGTTGGAAGTTCAGATCACTCCAAAATTACGGCTAGGTTACTCCTATGATTATACTATTTCTGATTTTCGCACATACAATCAGGGAACGCACGAGCTGATGCTACGTTGGGAGATTCCGAATTCTAAATGTAAAACATGTGATGACCAAAAAAAAGCATTTTCCGTAAATTAA